Below is a genomic region from Actinomadura sp. NAK00032.
CCAACCGTCCCCTATATGGAGAGGAGAGTGGGTTGAGGTTCGCGGTTCACCGGCCGGACCAATGCCCAGCCTCCCCGCGCGGCCACCGTGCGTCCCACGGCGGTGTCTCGGATGTTGCAGGCGGTGTCTCGAATGTTGCGGGCGGCGTTGACGTCGGCGTTGGCCTGATGCCCGCAGGCGACGCATCGGAACACCGCTTGGCTCTCGCGGTTGTCCCGGGCGCGGTGCCCGCACGCATGACAGGTCTGCGACGTGTACGCCGGATCGACCTTGACGACCCGCCCCGGCGCCTTGTCCTCCAGCCGGACCACGAGCCGGCCCCACCCGGCGGCCAGGATGCCCCGGTTCAGCCCGGCCTTCTGCCGGACACCCGTGCCGGGGGCGTCGACGGTGCCCCTGGCGGACCGGGTCATACCCCGCACGTTCAAGTCCTCGACGGCGATGACATCGAACCGGTGCGCCAGATCCGTGCTGGTCTTCTCCACCCAGTCCTTGCGGCGGTCGGTCTGGCGCGCCTTGAGCCGGGCGACGGCGGCCTTGAGGCGGGCACGCCGGTTCGACCCCGGGCGGGCGCGGGCCAGGCGGCGCAGCAACCGTTTCAACCGTTCGGCCTCACCCGGCGTCAGGCCCGGCACGGTGCGCATTTCACCCGTGGACAGTGCGGCGCTGACGGCCACGCCCCGGTCCACGCCGACCGCCTCACCGTTGCCGGGCGCGGGAACCGGGGCGGGCACGTGCGCGAACGCGACATGCCAGCGGCCGGCGCGGTCACGGGTCACCCGGAACGACCTGGCGTCCGGCGGGACGGGTCGGGACCAGCGGAACCGCACCCACCCCACCTTCGGCACCCGCACCTCACCCGTGCGACGCGACAACCGCCGCACATCCCACGCCCGGCCCCGCGCCCCGACGACCCGGAACCCCTCGTGCACCCCGGCCTTGCGCCAAGTAGGACGCCGATGCGTACCGGTGAAGAAGTTCGCCATCGCCTGCGCGAAATCACGCAGGGCCTGCTGCTGCACCGTCTGCGACCCCGCCGCCAGCCACCCGAACCCAGCCCGCGCCTCCGTGAGTTGGCGGGCCTGGACGGCATACCCCGGAGCGGGCCCGCGCCGCGGCGTCCACCACGCGTGCTGCTCAACCGCCAGATTCCACACGAACCGGGCATGCGCGCAATGCTCCAGCAGCCCCGCCTCCTGGGCAGGGGTCGGACACAGCCGGAACCTGGACACGCTCTGCAACCTACCGACCACCACCGACAAAATCCGGACCGACAAAACCAGGAGGCCAAAGAGCCGCGTCGTTCCGCGTTTCCTCCCCGCCCTGAAGGACGGGGTTTCCACGCTGTTGGTATCCGATGAAACGTCCCACGCTGGAGGCCGTGGCGGCCAGGGCCGGGGTCTCGCGGGCCACGGTGTCGCGCGTGGTCAACGGCTCCGCCACGGTGAACCCGCGGATACGCGCGGCCGTCCTGCGCGCCGTCGAGGAGCTCGGCTACATCCCGAACTCGGCCGCCCGCAGCCTGGTGACCCAGCGCACCGGGTCGATCGGGCTGGTCGTCTCCGAGCCGCCCGCGCGGGTGTTCTCCGACGACCCGTTCTTCCTGTCGGTGGTCCGCGCCGTGAGCCAGGAGCTGGAGGCCGCCGACAAGCAGGTCGTGCTCATGATGCCGTCCACTCCGGCGGGCCAGGCGAGGGTGGAGCGGTACGTCGCGGGACGGCATGTGGACGGCGTCATCCTGCTCTCCCAGCACGGCGCCGACCCGCTGCCGGCGGCCCTCCTGCGGACGGGCGTGCCCGTCGTGTCGCACGGGCGCCCCGTGTCCACGGCCAGGCCGCCGTACTGCGACGCCGACAACGTCGGCGGCGCGCGCGCCGCCGTGGAGCACCTCCTGGCCC
It encodes:
- a CDS encoding LacI family DNA-binding transcriptional regulator translates to MKRPTLEAVAARAGVSRATVSRVVNGSATVNPRIRAAVLRAVEELGYIPNSAARSLVTQRTGSIGLVVSEPPARVFSDDPFFLSVVRAVSQELEAADKQVVLMMPSTPAGQARVERYVAGRHVDGVILLSQHGADPLPAALLRTGVPVVSHGRPVSTARPPYCDADNVGGARAAVEHLLARGRRRIAAITGPPDMSAGLDRLAGYREILSGTDRRSLAALGDFTRESGAAAMAQLLEDDPGLDAVFAANDLMATGALHALRKAGRRVPDDVAVVGFDDIDAARYTDPPLTTVRQPVAEVARAAVGMLLGGGEGRAEPVVLPTQLIVRDSS
- a CDS encoding RNA-guided endonuclease TnpB family protein; amino-acid sequence: METPSFRAGRKRGTTRLFGLLVLSVRILSVVVGRLQSVSRFRLCPTPAQEAGLLEHCAHARFVWNLAVEQHAWWTPRRGPAPGYAVQARQLTEARAGFGWLAAGSQTVQQQALRDFAQAMANFFTGTHRRPTWRKAGVHEGFRVVGARGRAWDVRRLSRRTGEVRVPKVGWVRFRWSRPVPPDARSFRVTRDRAGRWHVAFAHVPAPVPAPGNGEAVGVDRGVAVSAALSTGEMRTVPGLTPGEAERLKRLLRRLARARPGSNRRARLKAAVARLKARQTDRRKDWVEKTSTDLAHRFDVIAVEDLNVRGMTRSARGTVDAPGTGVRQKAGLNRGILAAGWGRLVVRLEDKAPGRVVKVDPAYTSQTCHACGHRARDNRESQAVFRCVACGHQANADVNAARNIRDTACNIRDTAVGRTVAARGGWALVRPVNREPQPTLLSI